From Vigna radiata var. radiata cultivar VC1973A unplaced genomic scaffold, Vradiata_ver6 scaffold_215, whole genome shotgun sequence, the proteins below share one genomic window:
- the LOC111240650 gene encoding probable E3 ubiquitin-protein ligase ATL45, with amino-acid sequence MSSTILMTFFTAIAFLVQSLQNYIIQHSAVNENEDQESDYCSVCLSQICKGEKVRSLPVCNHRYHADCIGAWLKNNTTCPLCRNKITDHSLQKHKHVKNLAESLFNLIQSFTDLLVAILYMLLPSTVTQSFPLVHY; translated from the coding sequence ATGAGCAGTACCATTCTCATGACCTTCTTCACAGCCATTGCTTTTCTGGTTCAATCATTGCAAAACTACATCATCCAGCATTCTGCAGTGAACGAAAATGAAGATCAGGAAAGTGATTATTGTTCAGTGTGTCTGAGCCAAATCTGTAAAGGGGAAAAAGTTAGGTCTCTTCCAGTATGCAATCACAGGTACCATGCTGATTGTATTGGTGCTTGGCTTAAGAACAATACCACATGCCCTCTTTGCAGGAACAAAATCACCGATCACAGCCTCCAAAAGCATAAACATGTGAAGAACTTAGCAGAATCTCTGTTTAATCTCATACAGAGTTTCACAGATCTGTTGGTAGCTATTCTCTACATGCTACTTCCATCCACCGTCACTCAGAGTTTCCCTTTGGTTCACTACTGA
- the LOC106778202 gene encoding uncharacterized protein LOC106778202, with translation MHMDSSSDEENDRCNLVDQNHRKPPSPAAVFHVEDRSPRFFRRNFVYQKKYIVTILAFLLVILFFSVANFHSIFSSSSFQFDSVSDRMKESELRAINLLRRQQLGLLTAWNTTRRSNASDPNQLEDLKSVLFKQISLNQEIQQVLLNPHSTGNIVEPEFDLNATLNGIVYDRCRTVDQNLSQRRTIQWNPRDGKFLLAICVSGQMSNHLICLEKHIFFAALLNRALVIPSSKVDYRYDRVVDIDRINKCLGKKVVFSFEEFSNLKKGHMHIDKFLCYFSKPTPCYLDDEWLKKLGGLGVTMNKQEAVWDEDTRNPKSKTAQDVLGKFNYDDDVMAIGDVFYAEVEPEWVMQSGGPIAHQCKTLIEPNHLISLTAQRFIQTFLGRNFIALHFRRHGFLKFCNAKKPSCFYPIPQAADCILRVVERADAPIIYLSTDAAESETGLLQSLVVLNGRPVPLVMRPARNSAEKWDALLYRHGLEGDTQVEAMLDKTICAMSSVFIGAPGSTFTEDILRLRRGWGSASICDEYLCHGEEPNIVAENE, from the exons ATGCACATGGACTCCTCCTCCGACGAGGAGAACGACCGCTGCAACCTCGTCGACCAGAACCACCGCAAACCTCCGTCCCCGGCCGCCGTCTTCCACGTCGAAGATCGCTCTCCGCGCTTCTTCCGCCGGAATTTCGTATACCAGAAGAAGTACATTGTCACAATCCTCGCTTTCCTCCTCGTCATCCTCTTTTTCTCCGTCGCCAATTTCCACAGTATCTTCTCAAGCTCTTCCTTCCAATTCGATTCTGTCTCTGATCGAATGAAGGAATCTGAATTGCGCGCCATTAACCTCTTGCGGCGACAACAGCTAGGACTCTTAACCGCGTGGAACACCACACGTCGGTCCAACGCGTCGGATCCGAACCAATTGGAGGATCTGAAATCTGTGTTGTTCAAGCAGATTTCCCTTAACCAAGAGATTCAGCAGGTTCTGTTGAACCCGCATTCCACGGGGAACATAGTTGAGCCAGAGTTTGATTTAAACGCTACTTTGAACGGCATTGTTTACGATAGGTGTAGAACGGTGGATCAGAATTTGTCGCAGAGGAGAACCATCCAGTGGAACCCTAGGGATGGTAAATTTTTACTTGCTATATGCGTGTCTGGGCAAATGTCTAACCATTTGATTTGTTTGGAGAAACACATATTTTTCGCTGCTTTGCTAAATAGAGCTTTAGTGATTCCTAGTTCCAAGGTGGATTACCGGTACGATAGAGTTGTGGATATTGATCGCATTAACAAGTGCTTGGGGAAGAAAGTGGTGTTTTCCTTTGAGGAGTTTTCGAATTTAAAGAAGGGTCACATGCACATTGATAAGTTTTTGTGTTACTTTTCGAAGCCTACGCCTTGTTACTTGGACGATGAATGGTTGAAGAAGTTGGGGGGTTTAGGTGTGACTATGAATAAACAAGAAGCCGTGTGGGATGAGGATACCCGGAATCCGAAGAGCAAGACAGCTCAGGATGTGCTGGGGAAGTTTAActatgatgatgatgttatgGCAATTGGGGATGTGTTCTATGCTGAAGTGGAGCCAGAATGGGTAATGCAATCTGGTGGGCCAATTGCACACCAATGCAAGACTCTCATTGAACCTAATCACCTTATTTCACTCACTGCCCAACGGTTTATTCAGACATTTCTCGGAAGGAACTTCATTGCATTGCATTTTCGAAGACACGGGTTTTTGAAATTCTG TAATGCTAAAAAGCCAAGTTGCTTTTACCCCATTCCTCAAGCTGCAGATTGCATTTTGAGGGTGGTTGAAAGAGCTGATGCCCCTATTATTTATCTTTCTACAGATGCAGCAGAAAGTGAAACTGGACTGCTTCAGTCTCTCGTAGTGCTGAATGGCAGGCCTGTTCCTCTTGTAATGCGTCCAGCTCGAAATTCAGCAGAAAAATGGGATGCTCTGTTGTATAGGCATGGTTTGGAAGGAGATACACAG GTGGAGGCTATGCTGGACAAGACTATATGTGCCATGTCTAGCGTGTTCATCGGAGCCCCTGGTTCCACTTTCACCGAGGACATCCTGCGGCTGAGAAGGGGCTGGGGATCCGCATCGATATGTGATGAGTATCTTTGCCATGGTGAAGAACCAAACATTGTAGCGGAAAATGAATAA